The following are encoded together in the Nocardioides okcheonensis genome:
- a CDS encoding amidohydrolase, whose product MDDHSLSRLADIYRDLHRHPELSMQETRTAAIAADWLREHGYAVHTEIGTTGVVGVFHNGAGATVLLRADIDALPLTEATELDYASETPGVMHACGHDMHAACLMGAAAELVAHRTSWSGTAVVVFQPGEEIGQGAQAMVDGGLYDLVPRPDVVLGQHVAPLPAGVIGLRSGPAFAASDVLRVTMFGRGGHGSRPETTVDPVVMAASTVLRLQTVVSRETAATDTAVLTVGSLHAGTKANIIPDRAELALNLRTYDEAVRARILEAVTRIVNSEAAASSAPAMPTIERTEVLPAVVNDPSAVDMLRPVLEDVVGRGHVVDPGTVTGSEDVGILAGSTPSEGVPLVFWLLGGADPELFAHLTSAEQVAEVAAGLPSNHSPFYAPVIDPTLTVGISALTAAAKKCFARAGDTVQGPPRS is encoded by the coding sequence ATGGACGACCACAGCCTGTCGCGCCTCGCCGACATCTACCGTGACCTGCACCGCCACCCCGAGCTGTCGATGCAGGAGACGCGGACCGCCGCGATCGCGGCCGACTGGCTACGTGAGCACGGGTACGCCGTGCACACCGAGATCGGAACCACCGGGGTCGTGGGCGTGTTCCACAACGGGGCAGGCGCCACCGTGCTCCTGCGTGCCGACATCGACGCGCTGCCGCTCACTGAAGCCACCGAACTCGATTACGCGAGTGAGACGCCGGGAGTGATGCACGCCTGTGGCCACGACATGCACGCCGCCTGCCTGATGGGGGCCGCCGCCGAGCTCGTCGCCCACCGCACGTCGTGGTCCGGCACGGCGGTCGTGGTCTTCCAACCTGGCGAGGAGATCGGACAGGGTGCGCAGGCGATGGTCGATGGTGGACTCTACGACCTCGTGCCCCGTCCCGACGTCGTGCTCGGACAGCACGTGGCACCGCTGCCGGCCGGCGTGATCGGGCTGCGCTCCGGTCCCGCGTTCGCCGCCTCCGACGTGCTGAGGGTGACGATGTTCGGCAGGGGCGGGCACGGCTCGCGCCCGGAGACGACAGTCGACCCGGTGGTGATGGCCGCCTCGACCGTCCTGCGGCTGCAGACAGTCGTGTCGCGGGAGACCGCAGCCACCGACACCGCCGTTCTCACAGTGGGCTCCCTTCACGCGGGGACGAAGGCCAACATCATCCCGGATCGTGCTGAGCTCGCGCTGAACCTCCGCACTTACGACGAGGCCGTGCGCGCCAGGATCCTCGAAGCGGTGACGCGCATCGTGAACAGCGAGGCAGCCGCGTCGAGCGCTCCCGCGATGCCGACGATCGAACGGACCGAGGTCTTGCCGGCAGTCGTGAACGACCCGAGCGCGGTCGACATGCTGCGACCGGTCCTGGAGGACGTCGTCGGCCGAGGCCATGTCGTGGACCCCGGGACCGTGACCGGCAGCGAGGACGTCGGCATCCTGGCCGGTTCCACCCCCAGCGAGGGAGTGCCGCTCGTGTTCTGGCTCCTGGGCGGGGCGGACCCTGAGCTGTTCGCGCACCTGACGTCGGCGGAACAGGTGGCGGAGGTGGCAGCCGGCCTGCCCTCGAACCACTCGCCGTTCTACGCACCGGTGATCGACCCCACGCTCACGGTAGGCATCTCCGCGCTGACCGCGGCGGCCAAGAAATGCTTCGCCCGTGCGGGGGACACCGTCCAAGGTCCGCCACGGTCCTGA